From a single Sphingobium sp. genomic region:
- the pspA gene encoding phage shock protein PspA produces MGIFSRTRDIIAANVTDLLDKSEDPAKLIRMIIMEMEETLVEVRASAARTIADKKELQRHIAKLDHLQADWTEKAQLALSKDREDLAKAALVERKKATDMAEQLRAEVAVLDDALKASEGDIHKLQKKLIDARSRQNALMTRLESAENQVKLRTMYNGDKVRNAFSRFDDLERRVDEAQGYADALTIGADAPRTLGDEIDALGTIDEVDAELEAMKKAMKKG; encoded by the coding sequence ATGGGCATTTTTTCGCGAACCCGCGATATCATCGCTGCCAATGTCACCGACCTGCTCGACAAGTCGGAAGACCCGGCAAAACTGATCCGCATGATCATTATGGAAATGGAAGAAACGCTGGTTGAGGTTCGCGCCTCTGCCGCGCGTACCATCGCCGACAAAAAAGAATTGCAGCGGCATATCGCCAAGCTCGACCACCTGCAGGCCGATTGGACCGAAAAGGCCCAACTGGCGCTATCTAAGGATCGTGAGGATCTTGCCAAAGCCGCGCTTGTCGAGCGCAAGAAGGCCACCGACATGGCCGAACAGTTGCGCGCCGAAGTTGCCGTACTCGACGATGCGCTAAAGGCATCGGAAGGTGATATCCATAAGCTGCAGAAAAAGCTGATCGATGCCCGTTCGCGCCAGAATGCCCTGATGACGCGACTGGAAAGCGCAGAAAACCAGGTCAAGCTGCGCACCATGTACAATGGTGACAAGGTCCGCAACGCATTCAGCCGTTTCGATGATCTCGAACGCCGTGTCGATGAAGCGCAAGGCTATGCTGACGCGCTCACGATCGGCGCAGATGCACCGCGCACTTTGGGCGACGAGATCGACGCCCTCGGCACAATTGACGAAGTCGATGCCGAACTTGAAGCCATGAAAAAAGCGATGAAGAAGGGCTGA
- a CDS encoding MarR family transcriptional regulator, which produces MAVPSSFGTEMLSPPASPLFLREDEVRRGVELLYFGYTRLTRSVDELLVDHGFGRAHHRALYFIARQPDLPVSALLRILAITKQSLGRVLNELAAKGMVETRAGETDRRQKLLRLTEAGSALEVQLFEALRAGMSSAYATAGQEAVTGFWRVLEGLVPEEERGMVMQLQGRGR; this is translated from the coding sequence ATGGCTGTCCCATCTTCCTTTGGCACCGAAATGCTCTCACCTCCGGCATCGCCGCTTTTCCTGCGCGAGGATGAAGTGCGGCGCGGGGTTGAACTGCTATACTTTGGCTATACCCGGCTGACCCGATCGGTCGATGAACTTCTGGTGGACCATGGTTTTGGCCGTGCCCATCATCGCGCGCTCTATTTCATCGCGCGCCAGCCTGATCTGCCGGTAAGTGCACTTTTGCGCATATTGGCAATCACAAAGCAGTCGCTAGGCCGTGTGCTGAATGAACTGGCCGCAAAGGGAATGGTTGAAACGCGCGCCGGCGAAACCGACCGGCGACAGAAGCTGTTGCGACTGACCGAGGCAGGAAGCGCACTTGAGGTGCAACTTTTCGAAGCATTGCGCGCCGGCATGTCGAGTGCTTATGCCACTGCCGGTCAGGAGGCTGTGACAGGCTTCTGGCGCGTGCTGGAAGGGCTAGTCCCTGAAGAGGAGCGCGGCATGGTGATGCAGTTGCAGGGAAGGGGTCGGTGA
- the pspC gene encoding envelope stress response membrane protein PspC has product MAGQHTKFYLDKQNAKWKGVCAGIADYTGVNALWVRIGAVTLTLMGGFPWTLIAYWITAWLADKKPVHLYTEDKEEQKFWQGVRQSPARTTRDIRSRFREIDRRLADMETFYVSNNKQLADEIESLR; this is encoded by the coding sequence ATGGCTGGCCAGCATACCAAATTCTATCTCGATAAGCAGAACGCCAAATGGAAAGGCGTATGCGCAGGGATTGCCGACTATACCGGAGTGAACGCGCTCTGGGTGCGGATTGGCGCCGTGACGCTAACCCTCATGGGCGGCTTTCCATGGACCCTGATCGCTTACTGGATCACGGCCTGGCTTGCCGACAAAAAACCCGTCCACCTCTATACAGAGGATAAGGAAGAGCAGAAATTCTGGCAGGGCGTGCGCCAGTCCCCTGCCCGCACCACCCGCGACATACGTTCGCGTTTCCGTGAAATCGACCGTCGCCTTGCCGACATGGAAACCTTCTATGTCAGCAATAACAAGCAACTTGCCGACGAAATCGAAAGCCTGCGCTGA
- a CDS encoding TonB-dependent receptor produces MFIKSNRAVLACAIVAGAYPLSVQAEEAAEPTIIVTGQAASTAAAEEILQRPGGVDIVNHEDYADRFPVSLRDVLSFSPGVYLQPRYGQEVRISIRGSGISRGFHMRGLTLLQDGIPINLADDNGDFQELEPIFFDHLQVFRGANGLRFGSGTLGGAINGVTPTGRTAGGVYARFDVGSFNTARGLVSAGVTGDAVDAWGAISADTSEGGRVQASRRSLRFHGNVGLRLSDSITNRSYVSFNNINQEIPGALTQAVALSTPWVASAASIAGDQARDIDSIRIQNRTTFDWGASQLNVGLFGNVKSLYHPIFQVIDQESVDYGAFARLEHEAGPLSFTLGGEIRRGSTNARQFVNIAGRRGAITFAADQDARTANLYGEVTVQPVDGLSLIAGAVYADGFRRRSVTLSTSRSGGTSYNAFSPRFGILFEPEDNVQVFANYSRSAEFPGFGEVFQVTGTPPVNQLVTTLRPQTAWTAEVGMRGTAGIVGWDLSVYRATLRNEMLQFNVNPATGIPAATFNADRTLHQGIEAGLDIAATAWLRLRQVYTYSDFRFRGDAQFGDNRLPVVPRHVYRAELRISGESLHITPNFEWVPQGAFADYRNTVQAPGYTLIGLSAGAQLFDGVDAFLDMRNLAGENGIGDISAVITATAASAIYQPVERRAVFAGLRTRF; encoded by the coding sequence ATGTTTATCAAATCCAACCGCGCCGTTTTGGCGTGCGCTATTGTTGCGGGTGCATATCCGCTGTCTGTTCAGGCCGAAGAAGCGGCGGAACCAACCATCATCGTAACCGGTCAGGCGGCGTCGACTGCTGCTGCCGAGGAAATTCTTCAACGCCCTGGCGGCGTCGATATCGTCAATCACGAAGACTATGCTGATCGCTTTCCGGTAAGCCTGCGAGACGTTCTTTCTTTCTCACCGGGCGTTTATCTCCAGCCACGTTATGGGCAGGAAGTGCGGATTTCGATCCGGGGTTCCGGTATCTCGCGGGGCTTTCACATGCGCGGCTTGACGTTGTTGCAGGATGGCATTCCGATCAACCTCGCCGATGACAATGGAGATTTCCAGGAACTGGAGCCGATATTTTTCGATCATCTTCAGGTGTTTCGTGGCGCCAATGGGTTGCGTTTTGGTTCCGGTACATTGGGCGGGGCGATCAATGGTGTGACACCGACCGGACGGACGGCTGGAGGCGTTTATGCTCGTTTTGACGTGGGCAGCTTCAATACGGCACGGGGTCTTGTCTCTGCCGGTGTCACTGGCGATGCGGTGGATGCATGGGGTGCGATCAGCGCTGATACATCGGAGGGTGGCCGGGTTCAGGCCTCTCGCCGGTCATTGCGCTTCCATGGCAATGTGGGGCTGCGCCTGTCGGACAGCATCACCAACCGTAGCTATGTCAGCTTCAACAACATTAATCAGGAAATCCCCGGTGCGCTTACACAGGCTGTTGCGTTAAGCACCCCTTGGGTGGCCAGCGCGGCGAGCATTGCCGGTGATCAGGCACGCGACATCGATTCAATTCGGATACAGAACCGCACAACTTTTGACTGGGGTGCTTCGCAACTGAATGTCGGCCTGTTCGGCAACGTCAAGTCGCTCTATCACCCGATCTTTCAGGTGATCGATCAGGAAAGCGTTGATTATGGTGCTTTCGCTCGGCTGGAGCATGAAGCTGGACCGCTCAGTTTTACCCTGGGCGGAGAAATCCGTCGCGGTTCAACCAATGCGCGTCAGTTCGTTAACATTGCTGGTCGGCGCGGGGCGATAACGTTCGCCGCTGACCAAGATGCGCGGACTGCCAATCTTTACGGTGAAGTCACGGTGCAGCCGGTGGACGGTCTGTCATTGATTGCGGGCGCTGTATATGCGGACGGCTTTCGTCGGCGCTCCGTCACTCTGTCGACATCGCGCAGCGGCGGCACCAGCTATAATGCGTTTTCACCGCGCTTCGGCATCCTGTTTGAGCCAGAAGATAATGTGCAGGTCTTTGCCAATTATAGCCGGTCAGCGGAGTTTCCGGGCTTTGGCGAAGTGTTTCAGGTAACTGGCACTCCTCCGGTCAACCAGCTTGTCACCACGTTGCGGCCGCAGACAGCCTGGACCGCAGAGGTCGGCATGCGCGGCACAGCGGGTATCGTCGGCTGGGATTTGTCCGTCTATCGGGCGACGCTGCGAAATGAGATGCTGCAGTTTAACGTCAATCCCGCGACGGGTATTCCGGCGGCTACCTTCAATGCCGACCGCACGCTGCATCAAGGAATTGAGGCGGGTCTCGATATTGCTGCAACCGCGTGGCTGCGGCTGCGCCAAGTCTACACCTATTCCGATTTCCGCTTCCGCGGTGATGCTCAGTTTGGCGACAACCGCCTGCCGGTCGTGCCGCGCCATGTCTATCGCGCTGAATTGCGGATCAGTGGCGAAAGCCTGCACATTACCCCGAATTTCGAATGGGTGCCGCAGGGTGCGTTTGCCGATTATCGAAATACGGTGCAGGCGCCGGGCTATACGCTGATCGGTCTGTCGGCGGGCGCGCAGCTATTTGATGGCGTCGATGCTTTTCTGGATATGCGCAATTTGGCGGGCGAAAACGGCATTGGTGATATCAGCGCAGTAATTACGGCTACCGCCGCATCTGCCATCTATCAGCCAGTTGAACGCCGCGCCGTCTTTGCCGGTTTGCGGACACGGTTCTGA
- a CDS encoding PepSY domain-containing protein: protein MMNKTAFYRTIWRWHFYAGLFVLPLVMLLSVTGAAYLFKPQIERWEESAFRGGNADGAVSANVHLAAAMGAFPGAQFHSYRLPEKPGDAAMLHLAMADGKSMRDVFVSPQGKVLGSLDPESRIAPTLANIHGSLMIGRVGDWIVELAASWTIVMILTGLYLWWPEGRGLAGIVWPRLRSGKRLFWRDLHAVIGFWISGLVLVLLLTGLPWASVWGEAFRAVRAEMGWVQGAQDWKTGAASPHAAHDHDAMLRQQAAGVPLTSLDQIVRKAVAEDMAFPVVVLPPGAPQAHGPSNDMAWTVKSETQNRPLVRSVTFDAATGAEVERKDFGDKHVIDRIVNYGIAWHEGQLFGWINQLVGVLTALGLLTLCVSGFVMWRRRKPQDGLGAPPLPPVPVKLRGVAVMILAAAILLPLLAASLILLLLFERLILPRLPRLASWLGVQRAAE from the coding sequence ATGATGAATAAGACAGCTTTTTATCGCACGATCTGGCGCTGGCATTTCTACGCCGGCCTGTTCGTTCTGCCCCTTGTGATGCTGCTGTCGGTGACCGGAGCGGCCTATCTGTTCAAACCGCAAATCGAACGGTGGGAAGAAAGTGCCTTTCGTGGCGGCAACGCCGATGGTGCGGTTTCTGCAAATGTGCACTTGGCAGCCGCCATGGGCGCGTTTCCGGGAGCACAGTTTCACAGCTATCGCTTGCCTGAAAAGCCCGGCGATGCGGCAATGCTGCACCTCGCGATGGCCGACGGAAAATCGATGCGCGACGTTTTCGTCTCGCCGCAAGGCAAGGTATTGGGCAGTCTGGACCCCGAAAGCCGCATCGCCCCAACGCTCGCTAACATACATGGTTCGCTGATGATCGGGCGAGTTGGCGACTGGATCGTTGAACTGGCGGCAAGCTGGACCATCGTCATGATCCTGACAGGGCTCTACCTTTGGTGGCCGGAGGGAAGGGGCCTTGCCGGAATTGTCTGGCCAAGACTGCGGAGCGGAAAGCGCCTGTTCTGGCGCGATTTGCACGCTGTCATCGGTTTCTGGATTTCGGGCCTTGTGCTGGTCCTGCTGCTCACCGGACTGCCCTGGGCAAGTGTCTGGGGTGAGGCCTTTCGCGCGGTCAGGGCAGAAATGGGATGGGTACAAGGCGCGCAGGATTGGAAAACCGGTGCCGCATCGCCCCATGCCGCGCATGATCATGATGCTATGTTGCGGCAGCAGGCGGCCGGGGTGCCGTTGACCTCGCTCGATCAAATCGTCCGCAAGGCAGTCGCGGAGGATATGGCATTTCCTGTCGTGGTGCTTCCTCCGGGTGCGCCACAGGCCCATGGCCCGTCAAACGATATGGCCTGGACGGTTAAATCCGAAACGCAAAACCGGCCGCTGGTGCGCTCGGTCACCTTTGATGCGGCGACCGGGGCGGAAGTCGAACGAAAGGATTTCGGCGACAAGCATGTCATCGATCGGATCGTCAATTATGGCATTGCCTGGCATGAAGGGCAGCTTTTCGGCTGGATCAATCAGTTGGTTGGGGTGCTTACTGCGCTAGGGCTGTTGACGCTGTGCGTGTCAGGATTTGTGATGTGGCGCAGGCGCAAGCCGCAGGACGGATTGGGTGCACCACCATTGCCGCCGGTACCGGTCAAGCTGCGTGGAGTGGCGGTGATGATTTTGGCGGCCGCTATTTTGCTACCATTATTGGCCGCGTCGCTGATCCTGTTGTTGCTGTTTGAACGGCTGATCCTGCCGCGACTTCCACGGCTGGCGAGCTGGTTGGGCGTTCAGCGGGCGGCGGAGTAG
- a CDS encoding branched-chain amino acid aminotransferase, with protein sequence MEQSLPALIRLDHPAPASDEARNGLIADPGFGRVFTDHMVTIRYSDDLGWHSATLGPRGPLSLDPATAVLHYAQEIFEGLKAYRLTDGSMALFRPDANARRFNQSARRLAMPELPEQLFIDSIKALIDADKAWFPPVEGGSIYIRPFMIASEVFLGVKPSSEYLFMVICSAAGNYFKSGAPAIKIWISENYTRAAPGGTGAAKCGGNYAASLIAQQEATGQGCDQVVFLDAAEHRWVEELGGMNLFFVFDDGSMLTPPADGTILQGITRDSLIQLARAEGLTVREENYAIDQWREDAKSGRLVETFACGTAAVVTPVGSVHGRDGSFTIGSGGPGQLTEKLRARLVDIQRGTAPDPYGWVDRIN encoded by the coding sequence ATGGAACAGTCTCTGCCGGCCCTCATTCGCCTGGATCATCCTGCGCCTGCTTCCGACGAGGCGCGCAATGGCCTTATTGCGGACCCGGGTTTTGGGCGCGTGTTCACAGACCATATGGTGACTATACGCTATAGTGACGATCTGGGCTGGCATAGCGCAACGCTAGGCCCGCGCGGACCGCTAAGTCTCGATCCGGCAACGGCAGTGCTGCATTATGCTCAGGAAATTTTTGAAGGGTTGAAGGCCTATCGGTTGACAGACGGATCGATGGCGTTGTTCCGTCCCGATGCAAATGCGCGGCGCTTCAACCAGTCGGCACGCCGGCTCGCCATGCCCGAATTGCCCGAGCAGTTGTTCATAGATTCGATCAAAGCCCTGATCGACGCGGACAAGGCTTGGTTCCCGCCCGTCGAAGGGGGATCAATTTATATCCGTCCCTTCATGATCGCCAGCGAAGTGTTTCTGGGCGTCAAGCCATCATCCGAATATCTGTTCATGGTAATCTGCTCTGCTGCGGGTAATTATTTCAAAAGCGGCGCTCCCGCGATCAAGATCTGGATTTCGGAAAACTATACACGCGCCGCCCCCGGCGGAACCGGTGCGGCCAAATGCGGCGGCAATTATGCGGCCAGCCTGATCGCCCAACAAGAGGCAACCGGCCAAGGCTGCGATCAGGTTGTATTTCTGGATGCGGCCGAACATCGCTGGGTCGAGGAACTGGGCGGCATGAACCTGTTTTTTGTGTTTGATGATGGCAGCATGCTGACACCACCTGCCGATGGCACAATCCTGCAGGGGATCACGCGGGATTCGCTGATTCAGCTCGCCCGAGCCGAAGGCCTGACCGTACGCGAAGAAAATTATGCGATCGATCAATGGCGCGAAGACGCAAAAAGCGGTCGGCTTGTTGAAACTTTCGCCTGCGGGACTGCGGCCGTTGTGACCCCTGTAGGCAGTGTCCACGGCCGTGATGGCAGCTTCACGATCGGCAGCGGCGGACCTGGCCAGTTGACCGAGAAATTGCGAGCACGGCTGGTCGATATACAGCGCGGCACCGCGCCCGATCCCTATGGTTGGGTCGACCGGATAAATTGA
- a CDS encoding J domain-containing protein has protein sequence MVRSSRSNDWGFPRWRGYGTAREAQAVRLCDRVGCERPGKCPAPKSPNNPDRWMFCEEHAAEYNKGWDYFAGLTAEEAAEREANERRDSSGYRESAHYGWMGPGDGSRSRDEMRALELFGLDPDASFEDAKKAWRKIAKETHPDVNPGNADAAKAFQAGQAAYDVLRAAEERRNFKG, from the coding sequence ATGGTTCGATCTTCACGCAGTAACGATTGGGGTTTCCCGCGCTGGCGCGGTTATGGAACTGCGCGCGAAGCACAGGCCGTGCGTCTCTGCGACAGGGTAGGCTGCGAACGGCCGGGCAAATGCCCCGCGCCTAAATCGCCAAATAATCCCGATCGCTGGATGTTTTGTGAAGAACATGCGGCGGAGTACAATAAGGGCTGGGATTATTTTGCCGGTCTGACTGCCGAAGAAGCCGCCGAGCGTGAGGCCAATGAAAGGCGCGATTCCAGTGGCTATCGCGAATCTGCGCATTATGGCTGGATGGGCCCGGGTGATGGCAGTCGCAGCAGGGATGAAATGCGTGCGCTCGAGTTGTTTGGCCTCGATCCGGACGCAAGTTTCGAAGATGCGAAAAAGGCGTGGCGCAAGATCGCCAAGGAAACTCACCCAGACGTCAACCCGGGCAATGCCGACGCCGCCAAGGCATTTCAGGCAGGCCAAGCTGCCTATGACGTCCTGCGTGCAGCCGAAGAGAGGCGCAATTTTAAGGGTTAA
- the pspB gene encoding envelope stress response membrane protein PspB: protein MEDILVPIFVVGILFIGLPWLVMHYVTRWKTAATLTNDDERMLGDMHELARRLEERLDTVERLVAQDNPDWHPRRLDHEADDYAKLEEIRRLERKN, encoded by the coding sequence ATGGAAGATATACTCGTACCGATTTTTGTTGTCGGCATCCTGTTCATCGGATTGCCCTGGCTGGTGATGCATTACGTCACCCGCTGGAAAACCGCTGCAACGCTCACCAATGATGATGAGCGCATGCTCGGCGACATGCACGAACTCGCCCGCCGCCTTGAAGAGCGGCTCGACACTGTCGAGCGGCTGGTGGCCCAAGACAACCCGGATTGGCACCCTCGCCGCCTCGATCACGAAGCTGACGATTATGCCAAACTTGAAGAAATCCGCCGACTGGAGAGGAAGAACTGA
- a CDS encoding Yip1 family protein — MAVIDRAKNILLNPKAEWDIIAKETTTVGGLFSGYACILALVPAIAAILFMGVLGLGLGGMGAASGMMAGLGLGYWATTAIVGYFVGLGLLWLVAFIVKAVSPSFNGSSDMVQATKLMVYAATPTWVVGLVSWIPVLGWVLSLAAMAYAVYLIYLGVRPVLEVPQEKVAGMTVVTILVYVIASVIIGGVVAAAIIGSMFSGAMMAGAAGM, encoded by the coding sequence ATGGCAGTAATTGATCGTGCGAAGAATATCCTTCTCAATCCAAAGGCGGAATGGGACATCATCGCTAAAGAGACGACAACTGTTGGCGGGTTGTTCTCGGGCTATGCCTGCATATTGGCGCTCGTCCCTGCGATTGCTGCCATTCTGTTCATGGGCGTGCTCGGTCTTGGTCTTGGCGGTATGGGGGCAGCCAGCGGCATGATGGCCGGCCTCGGGCTCGGCTATTGGGCTACGACTGCCATTGTCGGATATTTTGTCGGCCTGGGCCTGCTCTGGCTGGTTGCCTTTATCGTCAAGGCTGTATCGCCTAGTTTCAACGGTAGTTCGGATATGGTGCAGGCGACTAAGTTGATGGTTTATGCAGCGACGCCGACTTGGGTCGTCGGCTTAGTATCGTGGATTCCGGTCTTGGGTTGGGTGCTGTCACTCGCTGCAATGGCCTATGCGGTATACCTGATTTACCTCGGCGTGCGTCCCGTTCTTGAAGTACCGCAGGAAAAGGTTGCGGGAATGACCGTGGTGACCATTTTGGTCTATGTCATCGCATCCGTCATCATCGGTGGCGTGGTTGCTGCTGCGATTATCGGGTCGATGTTCTCCGGGGCAATGATGGCCGGTGCGGCTGGGATGTGA
- a CDS encoding response regulator transcription factor — protein sequence MRVAIADDEVDVVQFLKSIIEGMGHHSMTFADGAALSQALVRETFDLVIMDWSMPKKDGLATLVWMQSALQERPPVIMLTNRTAKRDISDALNAGADDYITKPEDPTVIAARINAVLRRNANSGSFDTKAVYGRYEFDRIGQTVTIDGTIITLTAKEFELADMFFRNRDRTLSRNYIMEAIWRTTAALATRTLDMHISRVRSKLDLKPENGFRIFTVFGYGYRLETTDRG from the coding sequence ATGCGAGTAGCAATTGCCGACGATGAAGTCGATGTCGTACAGTTTTTGAAATCCATCATTGAAGGTATGGGTCATCATTCGATGACTTTTGCAGATGGAGCCGCATTGTCGCAAGCTTTGGTGCGCGAGACCTTTGATCTAGTGATCATGGATTGGTCGATGCCCAAAAAGGATGGGCTGGCTACGCTCGTGTGGATGCAATCCGCACTGCAGGAACGCCCCCCTGTCATCATGCTGACAAACCGCACAGCAAAGCGCGACATCAGTGACGCGCTGAATGCAGGCGCGGACGACTATATCACCAAACCCGAAGATCCAACGGTCATTGCCGCCCGCATCAACGCGGTTTTGCGGCGCAACGCCAATAGCGGTTCTTTTGACACCAAGGCGGTTTACGGACGCTACGAATTTGACCGTATCGGCCAGACGGTGACAATTGATGGCACCATCATCACGCTGACGGCCAAGGAATTTGAATTGGCGGACATGTTTTTCCGCAATCGCGACCGAACGCTCTCACGCAACTACATCATGGAAGCGATCTGGCGCACCACAGCGGCGCTTGCCACGCGCACCCTGGACATGCACATTTCGCGCGTCAGGAGCAAACTGGACCTCAAGCCTGAAAATGGGTTCCGGATTTTTACCGTTTTCGGTTACGGATACCGACTGGAGACAACGGATAGGGGCTAA
- a CDS encoding histidine triad nucleotide-binding protein, whose product MPVDATAPYDSQNIFAKILRGEIPNRTVYEDEWALAFHDINPQAPTHILVIPKGAYVSWDDFSDRASEPEIAGFIRAVGHVARENGLVQPGYRLLANAGLDAHQEVPHLHVHIFGGRPLGPMLVR is encoded by the coding sequence ATGCCCGTTGATGCAACCGCGCCTTATGACAGCCAAAATATTTTCGCAAAAATCCTGCGCGGGGAAATTCCCAATCGCACTGTCTACGAAGACGAATGGGCGCTGGCCTTTCACGACATCAACCCGCAGGCGCCGACGCACATATTGGTGATCCCCAAGGGCGCCTATGTCAGTTGGGATGATTTCAGCGACCGTGCCAGCGAGCCTGAAATTGCTGGTTTCATTCGCGCCGTTGGTCATGTCGCCCGTGAAAATGGTCTGGTTCAGCCGGGTTATCGCTTGCTCGCAAATGCTGGTCTTGATGCCCATCAGGAGGTGCCGCATCTGCACGTTCATATTTTTGGTGGTCGCCCGTTGGGCCCTATGCTGGTTCGCTAA
- a CDS encoding SufE family protein translates to MTALADILDEYEFLDADDRYRLLIDLGKALSPMPEALKTDATLVRGCSASVWVYPVEDVGHLTFLADSNAAITKGIIALVLKTVEGKSANEIGTLDIEGALAPFDLKNQLSSNRTQGIPNMIALIRETAARYSAAR, encoded by the coding sequence ATGACTGCGCTTGCCGACATTCTCGACGAATATGAATTTCTCGACGCTGACGATCGCTACCGGTTGTTGATCGATCTTGGCAAGGCCCTGTCGCCGATGCCTGAGGCGCTTAAAACCGATGCGACACTGGTGCGCGGTTGTTCCGCCTCAGTCTGGGTCTATCCGGTCGAGGACGTCGGCCACCTGACCTTTCTTGCCGATAGCAATGCTGCCATAACCAAGGGCATCATTGCGCTGGTCCTCAAGACTGTCGAGGGCAAAAGTGCGAACGAAATCGGCACCCTCGATATTGAAGGCGCCCTCGCCCCGTTCGATCTCAAAAACCAGTTGAGCTCGAACCGGACGCAGGGCATCCCCAATATGATCGCGCTAATCCGCGAAACCGCCGCGCGCTACTCCGCCGCCCGCTGA
- a CDS encoding phosphoribosyl-ATP diphosphatase, which yields MDARIAKLEATIRARRDGDASQSYVASLFAKGRKKIAEKVGEEATETIIAALCETPEKLTSEAADLLFHLAILLAESDLSLDDVLNELERREGVSGIAEKASRDVANKE from the coding sequence ATGGACGCGCGTATCGCAAAGTTGGAAGCAACGATCCGCGCGCGCCGTGATGGCGATGCCTCCCAGAGCTATGTCGCCTCGCTATTTGCCAAGGGCCGGAAAAAAATTGCCGAAAAGGTTGGCGAAGAAGCGACCGAAACGATCATCGCCGCGCTTTGCGAAACGCCTGAAAAGCTCACCAGCGAGGCTGCCGATCTTTTGTTCCATCTGGCGATCCTCCTGGCCGAGTCCGATCTCAGCCTAGATGATGTTTTGAACGAACTTGAACGTCGCGAAGGCGTTTCCGGGATAGCGGAAAAGGCCAGCCGAGATGTCGCCAACAAGGAGTGA
- a CDS encoding N-acetylmuramoyl-L-alanine amidase has product MIWYPSPNFGERTLPITMLVLHYTGMKSGPAAIEWLANPASKVSAHYVVEEDGQIVHMVREEQRAQHAGLSYWRGVTDCNSASIGIEIVNPGHEWGYRPFPEAQMDALVPLIAEIMGTYGINPRNVVGHSDVAPARKQDPGELFDWERLAKLGLAIPRPTKNPVDPGWSDAAFLLALERYGYGVADGPAVVVAFQRRFRPENVDGIIDGQCRAILWSLLLEYEGGPAIA; this is encoded by the coding sequence ATGATTTGGTACCCATCCCCCAATTTCGGCGAGCGCACGCTGCCGATCACGATGCTCGTCCTCCATTACACCGGCATGAAGAGCGGGCCAGCAGCGATCGAATGGCTGGCTAATCCTGCATCCAAGGTATCGGCTCATTATGTTGTCGAGGAGGATGGGCAGATTGTGCACATGGTGCGGGAGGAGCAGCGCGCGCAACATGCCGGCCTGTCCTATTGGCGTGGCGTTACCGATTGCAATAGTGCGAGCATCGGTATTGAAATCGTCAATCCGGGGCATGAATGGGGCTATCGCCCTTTTCCCGAAGCGCAGATGGACGCGCTGGTGCCATTGATCGCTGAAATCATGGGAACTTATGGAATAAACCCACGCAATGTCGTCGGTCATAGCGATGTCGCGCCCGCCCGCAAACAGGATCCAGGCGAGTTGTTCGATTGGGAACGGCTAGCGAAGTTAGGCCTGGCTATTCCGCGGCCGACCAAGAATCCTGTTGACCCGGGTTGGAGTGACGCGGCTTTCCTGCTGGCTCTGGAACGCTATGGCTATGGCGTTGCTGATGGCCCCGCAGTGGTTGTCGCATTCCAACGCCGTTTCCGTCCCGAAAATGTTGATGGCATCATAGACGGCCAGTGCCGTGCGATCCTTTGGAGCCTGTTGTTGGAATATGAAGGCGGACCTGCTATTGCCTGA